The Strix aluco isolate bStrAlu1 chromosome 1, bStrAlu1.hap1, whole genome shotgun sequence genome has a window encoding:
- the ATP6V1C1 gene encoding V-type proton ATPase subunit C 1, translating into MTEFWLISAPGEKTCQQTWEKLHAATTKNNNLSTNSKFNIPDLKVGTLDVLVGLSDELAKLDSFVEGVVKKVAQYMADVLEDSKDKVQENLLANGVDLVTYITRFQWDMAKYPIKQSLKNISEIIAKGVNQIDNDLKARASAYNNLKGNLQNLERKNAGSLLTRSLADIVKKEDFVLDSEYLVTLLVIVPKLNYNDWVKQYETLAEMVVPRSSNVLFEDQDSYLCNVTLFRKAVDDFKHKAREYKFMVRDFQYNEEEMKADKEEMNRLSTDKKKQFGPLVRWLKVNFSEAFIAWIHVKALRVFVESVLRYGLPVNFQAMLLQPNKKTMKKLREVLYDLYKHLDSSAAAIIDATMDIPGLNLSQQEYYPYVYYKIDCNLLEFK; encoded by the exons ATGACTGAATTCTGGCTGATTTCTGCTCCTGGGGAAAAAACCTGTCAACAGACATGGGAGAAACTACATGCAGCAACTACAAAAAATAACAATCTTTCTACTAATTCTAAGTTCAATATTCCAGACTTGAAG GTTGGCACACTGgatgttttggttggtttgtcaGATGAGCTGGCTAAACTGGATTCGTTTGTGGAGGG tgttgtaaaGAAAGTGGCCCAGTATATGGCTGATGTTCTAGAAGACAGTAAAGATAAAGTTCAGGAAAATCTTCTGGCTAATGGAG tTGACTTGGTCACCTATATAACAAGGTTCCAGTGGGATATGGCCAAATACCCAATCAAACAATCCTTgaagaatatttcagaaattattgcAAAG GGAGTAAACCAGATTGACAATGATCTGAAAGCAAGAGCCTCAGCATACAATAATCTGAAAGGGAACCTTcagaatttggaaagaaagaatgc gGGAAGCTTGCTAACCAGAAGTCTTGCTGATATTGTAAAGAAAGAGGACTTTGTACTTGATTCAGAATATTTGGTCACGTTATTAGTGATTGTACCAAA GTTAAATTATAATGACTGGGTTAAGCAGTATGAAACACTAGCAGAGATGGTTGTACCACGTTCCAGCAA tgtACTCTTTGAGGATCAAGATAGTTACCTTTGTAACGTCACCTTGTTCAGGAAGGCAGTGGATGACTTCAAGCATAAAGCCAGAGAATATAA ATTTATGGTCCGTGACTTCCAGTATAATGAAGAAGAGATGAAAGCGGATAAAGAAGAAATGAATAGACTGTCAACTGACAAGAAGAAACAGTTT GGGCCTCTAGTTCGGTGGCTGAAAGTTAATTTCAGTGAAGCTTTCATTGCATGGATTCATGTGAAAGCGCTACGAGTTTTTGTTGAATCTGTTTTAAG GTATGGTTTGCCAGTTAACTTCCAGGCAATGCTGCTTCAGCCTAAtaagaaaacaatgaagaaacTGCGGGAAGTTTTGTATGACTTATACAAACACCTTGACAGCAGTGCAGCAGCTATCATTGAT